The Heyndrickxia vini genome contains a region encoding:
- the dpaA gene encoding dipicolinic acid synthetase subunit A: MLTGLQIAVIGGDARQLEVIRKLAELDARLSLIGFEQLDHVYSGVYKEKLSEVNFHEIDAIILPVTGTNPEGQVDTIFSNEEVRLTEEVILKTPSYCTIYSGISNPYLDNITQKANRKLVKLFERNDVAIYNSIPTVEGTIMMAIQHTEFTIHGSTVAILGLGRVGMSVARAFHHLGAKVKVGARKTEHIARIEEMGLKPFFLKDLDSEVKDIDICINTVPQLIVNAAVIQKMPTHTLIIDLASKPGGTDFRYAEKRGIKALLAPSLPGIVAPKTAGQILGNVLTQLIDEDVIKRKGNER; this comes from the coding sequence ATGTTGACAGGATTGCAAATAGCTGTAATTGGCGGTGATGCGCGTCAACTGGAAGTAATTCGCAAATTAGCTGAATTAGATGCAAGACTATCTTTAATTGGTTTTGAACAATTAGATCATGTATATTCAGGCGTATACAAAGAAAAACTTAGCGAAGTAAATTTTCATGAAATTGATGCGATTATTTTACCTGTAACTGGAACAAATCCTGAAGGTCAGGTAGATACTATTTTTTCAAACGAAGAAGTGAGATTGACGGAGGAAGTTATATTAAAAACACCATCTTATTGCACGATTTATTCAGGAATCAGTAATCCATATTTAGATAATATTACGCAAAAAGCAAATCGCAAATTAGTCAAACTATTTGAACGTAATGATGTTGCTATATATAATTCAATCCCAACCGTCGAGGGGACAATTATGATGGCAATTCAACATACCGAATTTACGATACACGGTTCAACTGTTGCCATTCTTGGTTTAGGAAGGGTTGGCATGAGTGTAGCTAGAGCCTTTCATCATTTAGGAGCGAAAGTAAAGGTAGGAGCAAGAAAAACAGAACATATTGCTCGAATTGAAGAAATGGGATTAAAACCATTTTTTTTGAAAGATCTTGATAGTGAAGTGAAGGATATTGATATTTGTATTAATACTGTTCCGCAATTAATTGTTAACGCTGCAGTTATTCAAAAAATGCCAACACATACATTGATTATTGATTTAGCATCAAAACCGGGTGGGACGGATTTTCGCTATGCAGAAAAACGTGGAATTAAAGCTTTATTAGCCCCAAGTTTGCCAGGTATCGTAGCACCAAAAACTGCGGGGCAAATACTAGGAAATGTATTAACTCAGCTTATTGATGAGGATGTAATAAAAAGAAAGGGGAATGAACGATGA
- a CDS encoding YlmC/YmxH family sporulation protein: MRLSELSGKEIVDFKKAERLGVLGHTDLEFNEKSGQIQSLIIPTGKWMRKQTNEIRVPWQQIRTIGSDMIILEVPENNY; this comes from the coding sequence ATGAGATTAAGTGAGTTAAGTGGAAAGGAAATCGTTGATTTCAAAAAAGCGGAAAGATTAGGTGTACTTGGGCACACCGATTTAGAATTCAATGAAAAATCGGGACAAATCCAATCACTGATCATCCCTACTGGTAAATGGATGAGAAAACAAACAAATGAGATCAGGGTTCCGTGGCAACAAATTCGAACGATTGGATCGGATATGATTATTTTAGAAGTACCAGAAAATAATTACTAA
- a CDS encoding M16 family metallopeptidase, whose translation MIKKYTCQNGLRIVHEEIPTVRSVAIGIWIGTGSRNENSKNNGISHFLEHMFFKGTKTKTAKEIAEAFDSIGGQVNAFTSKEYTCYYAKVLDNHAQFALDTLSDMFFNSTFVEEELKKEKNVVYEEIKMYEDTPDDIVHDLLSKAVYENHPLGYPILGTEETLETFSGQTLKEYMHDMYTPDRVVISIAGNVKDSFIKQVESLFGSYSGGNHSGEEIVPTFHLNNIVRKKDTEQAHLCLGFEGLPIGHKEIYDLIVLNNILGGSMSSRLFQEVREQRGLAYSVFSYHSSFKDTGIVTIYAGTGAKQLDHLYETIQSTLDHLKDTGVTPKEVQNCKEQLKGNLMLSLESTNSRMSRNGKNEMLLGKHRTLDEIVEMIDEVSIDHVNNLANKVFTSQFSISLVSPDGKFPQGIQ comes from the coding sequence TTGATTAAGAAATATACATGTCAAAACGGACTAAGAATTGTACACGAGGAAATCCCAACTGTTCGTTCAGTTGCGATAGGCATTTGGATTGGAACAGGATCAAGAAATGAAAATAGTAAAAATAATGGCATATCCCACTTTTTAGAACATATGTTTTTTAAGGGCACGAAAACAAAAACGGCTAAAGAAATTGCCGAAGCGTTTGATTCGATTGGTGGACAAGTAAACGCATTTACTTCTAAAGAATATACCTGTTATTATGCAAAGGTTTTAGATAACCATGCACAATTTGCTCTTGATACACTGTCAGATATGTTTTTCAATTCCACATTTGTTGAAGAAGAACTTAAAAAAGAAAAAAATGTTGTTTATGAAGAAATAAAAATGTATGAAGATACGCCTGACGATATTGTACATGATCTTCTTAGCAAAGCAGTTTATGAAAACCACCCATTAGGGTATCCAATTCTAGGTACGGAAGAAACTCTAGAAACCTTTTCCGGTCAGACGTTAAAGGAATATATGCATGATATGTACACACCGGATCGAGTTGTTATTTCAATAGCTGGAAATGTCAAAGATTCTTTTATTAAGCAAGTAGAATCATTATTTGGATCATACAGTGGAGGAAACCATTCCGGGGAAGAAATCGTTCCAACCTTTCATTTAAACAATATAGTAAGAAAAAAAGATACAGAACAAGCACACCTATGTTTAGGGTTTGAAGGATTACCAATCGGTCACAAGGAGATATATGATTTAATTGTATTAAATAATATATTAGGCGGCAGTATGTCTTCCAGATTATTTCAAGAGGTGAGAGAACAAAGGGGCCTCGCTTACTCCGTATTTTCATATCATTCTTCATTTAAAGATACCGGAATTGTCACAATCTATGCTGGTACAGGTGCAAAACAACTGGATCACTTATATGAAACAATTCAATCGACATTGGATCATTTAAAGGACACAGGGGTAACACCTAAAGAAGTTCAAAATTGTAAGGAACAGCTTAAAGGGAATTTAATGCTCAGCCTAGAAAGCACAAATAGCAGAATGAGCAGAAATGGGAAAAATGAAATGCTATTAGGTAAACATCGTACACTTGATGAAATAGTAGAGATGATTGATGAAGTCTCCATAGATCATGTAAATAATCTTGCAAACAAAGTATTTACTTCGCAATTCTCTATTTCATTAGTAAGTCCAGACGGGAAATTTCCACAAGGTATACAATAA
- a CDS encoding polysaccharide deacetylase family protein, translating into MKNKLKHLIGFVLIAILTLSLINNPLTKSYFSQLKTDAEYIPTKQNDLYDYIVKVAKNYSIKPKDAVNDRVWKATPGYNGVEVDIKASYHNMKKDGKFDENKLVYKQISPKVHIKDLPPAPIYRGNPDKPMVSFLINVAWGNEFLQPILKTLKDNSIHATFFLEGRWVKENPELAKMIVDSGHEVGNHSFTHPDMKVLSADRIREQLINTNQVINATTGVQVRLFAPPSGSYRDEVVKIAHSMNLKTIMWSVDTVDWQKPSPETIVTRVMSKIHPGALILMHPTDSTEKSLQQLINEIKKKHLRIGTVSKLMDEERIIKMNDGKLKND; encoded by the coding sequence GTGAAGAATAAATTAAAACACTTGATAGGTTTTGTTCTGATTGCTATTCTTACTTTGTCACTCATTAATAATCCATTGACAAAAAGCTATTTTTCCCAATTAAAAACAGATGCAGAATACATACCTACAAAACAAAATGATTTATATGATTATATTGTTAAGGTAGCAAAAAACTATTCAATTAAACCAAAAGATGCTGTAAACGATCGAGTATGGAAAGCGACTCCTGGTTACAATGGTGTTGAAGTGGATATTAAAGCTTCCTACCATAATATGAAAAAAGATGGTAAATTCGATGAAAATAAATTAGTTTATAAGCAAATTTCACCTAAAGTACATATAAAGGATTTACCACCCGCACCAATTTATCGAGGAAATCCTGATAAACCAATGGTGAGCTTTCTTATTAATGTCGCGTGGGGAAATGAATTTCTGCAACCAATTTTAAAAACATTAAAAGACAATAGTATTCATGCCACTTTTTTTCTAGAAGGAAGATGGGTAAAAGAAAATCCTGAATTAGCAAAAATGATTGTTGATTCTGGCCATGAAGTGGGGAACCATTCCTTCACTCATCCAGATATGAAGGTTCTTTCTGCCGATCGAATTCGCGAACAATTAATTAACACAAATCAGGTTATTAATGCAACCACTGGTGTACAGGTTAGATTATTTGCACCACCGAGTGGGAGTTATCGTGATGAGGTAGTAAAAATCGCTCATTCAATGAATCTTAAAACAATCATGTGGAGCGTAGATACGGTGGATTGGCAAAAACCGTCCCCTGAAACAATCGTCACACGTGTAATGTCCAAAATCCATCCTGGTGCACTTATTCTTATGCATCCAACGGATTCAACGGAAAAATCATTGCAACAATTGATAAATGAAATTAAAAAGAAGCATCTAAGAATTGGAACTGTATCAAAATTAATGGACGAAGAACGGATTATTAAAATGAATGATGGAAAACTAAAAAATGATTAA
- the pnp gene encoding polyribonucleotide nucleotidyltransferase, with the protein MEQEKQVFTLDWAGRELTVEIGQLAKQANGAVLVRYGDTAVLSTATASKEPKSVDFFPLTVNYEERLYAVGKIPGGFIKREGRPSEKAILASRLIDRPIRPLFADGFRNEVQVVSIVMSVDQDCPSEMAAMFGSSLSLSVSDIPFEGPIAGVIVGRIDDEFIINPTVSQMEKSDMHLTVAGTKDAINMVEAGANEVPEEIMLEAIMYGHEEIKRLIKFQEEIVLKIGKEKMQVTLYEIDEELESEVRSMCEEDLIKAIQVQEKHAREEAIQMVKDQVIAKYEEREELADDTIKQVKQILNKLVKGEVRRLITEEKVRPDGRKIDEIRPLSSEVGLLSRTHGSGLFTRGQTQALSICTLGALGDVQILDGLGIEESKRFMHHYNFPQFSVGETGPMRGPGRREIGHGALGERALEPVIPNEQQFPYTIRLVSEVLESNGSTSQASICASTLAMMDAGVPIKAPVAGIAMGLVKSGDYYTILTDIQGMEDHLGDMDFKVAGTSKGVTALQMDIKIEGLSRQILEEALQQAKQGRMQILSHMMSTLSNPRESLSAFAPKILTMTINPDKIRDVIGPSGKQINKIIEETGVKIDIEQDGTVFISSTDEEMNKKAKKIIEDIVREVEVGQIYLGKVKRIEKFGAFVEIFSGKDGLVHISEIAEERVRKVEDVLKIGDEILVKVLEIDNQGRVNLSRKAVLKEQKEKNEDKE; encoded by the coding sequence ATGGAACAAGAAAAACAAGTATTTACTTTAGATTGGGCCGGCCGCGAACTTACTGTTGAAATTGGTCAATTAGCTAAACAAGCGAACGGTGCAGTCTTAGTACGTTACGGAGATACTGCCGTTTTAAGTACTGCAACGGCTTCAAAAGAACCTAAATCTGTTGACTTTTTCCCGTTAACTGTAAATTATGAAGAACGTCTTTACGCTGTAGGAAAGATACCTGGAGGATTTATTAAAAGGGAAGGGCGACCAAGTGAAAAAGCAATCTTAGCAAGTCGCTTAATAGATCGCCCAATTCGTCCATTATTTGCCGATGGATTCAGAAACGAGGTCCAAGTAGTAAGTATTGTTATGAGTGTGGATCAAGATTGTCCATCTGAAATGGCGGCAATGTTCGGATCCTCACTTTCATTATCCGTATCTGATATCCCTTTTGAAGGGCCAATTGCTGGAGTAATTGTTGGTCGAATTGATGATGAATTTATCATTAATCCTACAGTATCACAAATGGAAAAAAGTGATATGCACTTAACTGTTGCTGGAACAAAAGATGCGATTAATATGGTTGAAGCGGGAGCGAATGAAGTTCCTGAAGAAATAATGTTAGAAGCAATTATGTATGGCCACGAAGAAATAAAAAGACTAATCAAATTCCAAGAAGAGATTGTTTTAAAAATTGGAAAAGAAAAAATGCAAGTTACCTTATACGAAATCGACGAAGAATTGGAATCAGAAGTTCGTTCGATGTGTGAAGAAGACTTAATTAAAGCTATTCAAGTACAAGAAAAACATGCAAGAGAAGAAGCAATTCAAATGGTAAAAGATCAAGTGATTGCTAAATATGAGGAACGTGAAGAATTAGCTGATGATACAATTAAGCAAGTAAAGCAAATTTTAAATAAATTGGTAAAAGGTGAAGTACGCCGATTAATTACTGAGGAAAAAGTACGCCCGGATGGAAGAAAAATCGATGAAATTCGTCCTTTATCTTCGGAAGTTGGCTTATTATCAAGAACACATGGATCCGGTTTATTCACACGTGGACAAACACAAGCATTAAGTATATGTACACTTGGTGCATTAGGTGATGTACAAATATTGGATGGGTTGGGAATTGAAGAATCAAAACGCTTTATGCATCATTATAACTTCCCACAATTTAGTGTAGGTGAAACTGGACCAATGAGAGGGCCTGGTCGCCGTGAAATCGGACATGGTGCACTTGGAGAACGGGCACTTGAACCTGTTATACCGAATGAACAACAATTTCCTTATACGATTCGATTAGTTTCAGAAGTATTAGAATCCAATGGGTCTACTTCTCAAGCCAGTATTTGTGCTAGTACATTAGCAATGATGGATGCAGGGGTACCAATTAAAGCACCGGTAGCGGGAATTGCGATGGGGTTAGTTAAATCTGGTGATTACTATACAATTTTAACTGATATTCAAGGCATGGAAGATCATTTAGGAGATATGGATTTTAAAGTTGCAGGTACTTCTAAAGGTGTAACAGCGCTGCAAATGGATATTAAAATTGAAGGTCTTTCAAGACAAATATTAGAAGAAGCACTACAACAAGCAAAACAAGGTCGGATGCAAATATTAAGTCATATGATGTCGACACTTTCTAATCCGCGTGAATCGTTGTCTGCATTTGCACCAAAAATTTTAACAATGACCATTAATCCAGATAAGATCAGAGATGTGATTGGACCGAGTGGTAAACAAATTAATAAAATTATAGAAGAAACTGGCGTCAAAATTGATATTGAACAAGATGGAACAGTCTTCATTTCATCAACGGATGAAGAAATGAATAAAAAAGCGAAGAAAATCATTGAAGATATCGTTCGTGAAGTAGAAGTAGGACAAATTTACTTAGGAAAAGTAAAACGGATTGAAAAATTTGGTGCCTTTGTCGAAATCTTTAGTGGAAAAGACGGCCTCGTTCATATTTCGGAAATTGCGGAAGAAAGAGTCCGTAAAGTAGAGGACGTATTAAAAATTGGGGATGAAATTCTTGTTAAAGTTCTCGAAATTGATAACCAAGGCAGAGTAAATCTTTCACGCAAAGCGGTTTTAAAAGAGCAAAAAGAAAAAAATGAAGACAAAGAGTAA
- the rpsO gene encoding 30S ribosomal protein S15, producing MAIAQERKNEIINQFKVHETDTGSPEVQIAILTEDINNLNEHLRAHKKDHHSRRGLLKMVGKRRNLLTYLRNKDVQRYRELINKLGLRR from the coding sequence ATGGCAATTGCTCAAGAACGCAAAAACGAAATCATCAATCAATTCAAAGTTCATGAAACTGATACTGGTTCACCAGAAGTTCAAATTGCAATCCTTACAGAGGATATTAATAATTTGAATGAACATTTACGTGCGCACAAAAAAGATCACCATTCACGTCGCGGTCTTTTGAAAATGGTTGGTAAACGTCGTAACTTACTAACTTATTTACGTAATAAAGATGTTCAACGTTACCGTGAGTTAATTAACAAATTAGGCTTACGTCGTTAA
- the ribF gene encoding bifunctional riboflavin kinase/FAD synthetase, whose translation MKVITIHHPHTFNEQDFPPLVMALGYFDGIHLGHQKVINLAKEIAEQKHWKSAVMTFDPHPSVVLSQNNKQIELITPIEDKKKLIEEMGIDYLFIVQFTSNFANLTPEEYVKQYIIGLNVHHVVAGFDFSYGKFGKGTMETLPIHSEGKFSYTKVEKLAISRKSGDEKVSSSLTRGLLADGDMTEVHRVLGRFYMTNGIVIHGEKRGRQIGFPTANIKLSKEYIIPKTGVYAVKIKIDGNWYNGVCNVGFKPTFKSVDEYSLSIEVHIIDFDQSIYGEEVSIEWHLRIRDEQKFDGIEQLKLQIAKDKQNTINYFEKSRN comes from the coding sequence TTGAAGGTAATCACGATACATCATCCACATACATTTAACGAGCAGGATTTTCCACCGCTAGTAATGGCTCTTGGATATTTTGATGGAATTCACTTAGGACATCAAAAAGTAATTAATTTAGCGAAGGAAATTGCTGAACAAAAACATTGGAAAAGTGCAGTTATGACATTTGATCCGCACCCTTCTGTTGTTTTAAGTCAAAATAACAAACAAATTGAGCTAATCACTCCTATTGAAGATAAGAAAAAACTAATTGAAGAAATGGGAATTGACTATTTATTTATTGTTCAGTTTACATCTAATTTTGCTAATCTAACACCTGAAGAATACGTAAAACAATATATTATCGGATTAAATGTTCATCATGTAGTTGCCGGATTTGATTTCTCCTATGGGAAATTCGGTAAAGGTACGATGGAAACATTACCTATTCATTCTGAAGGGAAATTCAGCTATACGAAAGTTGAGAAGCTTGCGATTAGCCGAAAATCAGGAGATGAGAAAGTGAGTTCAAGCTTAACAAGGGGATTATTAGCGGACGGTGATATGACGGAAGTTCATCGTGTTTTAGGAAGATTTTACATGACAAATGGAATTGTAATTCACGGTGAAAAGCGTGGTAGACAAATTGGTTTTCCGACTGCCAATATAAAACTATCGAAAGAATATATTATCCCGAAAACAGGTGTTTATGCTGTAAAAATAAAAATTGATGGAAATTGGTATAATGGGGTATGTAATGTAGGATTCAAGCCAACCTTCAAAAGTGTTGATGAATATTCTTTATCAATTGAAGTTCATATTATTGATTTTGATCAATCCATCTACGGTGAAGAAGTTTCGATTGAATGGCATTTAAGAATTAGGGATGAACAGAAATTTGACGGAATCGAACAATTAAAACTTCAGATTGCAAAAGATAAACAAAATACCATTAATTACTTTGAAAAAAGTAGAAACTAG
- the truB gene encoding tRNA pseudouridine(55) synthase TruB, which translates to MDGILPLWKPKGMTSHDCVFKIRKMLKMKKVGHTGTLDPDVTGVLPICLGKATKVAEYITNAGKEYEGEVTLGYSTTTEDASGDKIDEVQIHETINRNQILEVLQSFRGEISQTPPMYSAVKVNGKRLYEYARKGIEIERPTRIVNIYEIELLDDRKIFSGNPISFRFRVKCSKGTYIRTLAVSIGEKLGYPAHMSELTRTSSGSFTKDDCLTFSEIETHLDENTLNNVIFPLDRGVSHLPKYVINDTLAEKVNNGAVLEKGEWWTFGDKEVVIIHQNQVKAIYKIHPEKPHLIKPVKVLNN; encoded by the coding sequence ATGGATGGAATTCTTCCTTTATGGAAACCAAAAGGAATGACCTCACATGATTGTGTATTTAAGATAAGAAAAATGCTGAAAATGAAAAAGGTTGGACATACAGGAACCCTTGATCCTGATGTAACGGGTGTCCTCCCAATTTGTTTAGGAAAGGCAACAAAAGTTGCAGAATACATAACGAATGCTGGAAAAGAATACGAAGGAGAAGTTACACTTGGATATTCAACGACAACTGAGGATGCCAGTGGTGATAAAATTGACGAAGTTCAAATACATGAAACAATCAATCGCAATCAAATTTTAGAAGTGCTTCAATCATTTCGTGGAGAAATTTCGCAAACTCCTCCAATGTATTCAGCAGTAAAAGTAAACGGGAAAAGGTTGTATGAATACGCTAGGAAAGGAATTGAGATTGAACGCCCAACAAGAATCGTTAACATTTATGAAATTGAATTACTTGATGATAGAAAGATTTTTTCGGGGAACCCCATTTCATTTCGTTTTCGGGTAAAATGCAGCAAAGGGACATATATAAGGACGTTAGCAGTGTCCATTGGTGAAAAGTTAGGCTATCCAGCTCATATGTCTGAACTTACAAGGACATCTTCCGGTTCTTTTACTAAGGATGATTGTTTAACTTTTTCCGAGATAGAAACACATCTGGATGAAAATACATTAAACAATGTAATCTTTCCTTTAGATAGGGGAGTTTCTCATTTGCCGAAATACGTGATTAATGATACATTAGCAGAGAAAGTGAATAATGGCGCGGTTTTAGAAAAAGGTGAATGGTGGACTTTTGGAGATAAGGAAGTTGTTATAATCCATCAGAATCAAGTGAAAGCGATTTACAAAATTCATCCTGAAAAACCGCATTTAATAAAGCCTGTTAAAGTTCTTAATAATTGA
- the rbfA gene encoding 30S ribosome-binding factor RbfA, which produces MSLRANRVGEQMKKELSEIIGRKIKDPRIGFVTVTDVQVTGDLQQATVYITVLGGDKQKEGTLLALEKAKGFIRSEVGHRIRLRKTPELSFAFDESIEYGNRIETIIKEINTDK; this is translated from the coding sequence ATGAGCCTACGTGCAAATCGTGTCGGAGAGCAAATGAAGAAAGAACTTAGTGAAATTATCGGCCGAAAAATAAAGGACCCGCGTATTGGCTTTGTTACAGTAACAGATGTTCAGGTAACAGGTGACCTCCAACAAGCAACAGTGTATATTACTGTTCTAGGTGGGGATAAACAAAAAGAGGGAACACTTCTTGCACTTGAAAAAGCAAAAGGATTTATTCGTTCTGAAGTTGGACATAGAATTCGCTTGAGAAAAACTCCAGAACTTTCATTTGCATTCGATGAATCAATTGAGTATGGGAATCGAATCGAAACCATTATTAAAGAAATAAACACAGATAAATAG
- a CDS encoding DUF503 domain-containing protein, which translates to MIRYVECEFRIYEVGSLKEKRAVLQRTISRLKQKLNVSVSEIGHQDLWQRTKIAVVSVASSQTAAEKEIENAIKFLDSFPEWERLETIYEWL; encoded by the coding sequence GTGATCCGATATGTGGAATGTGAATTCCGCATTTATGAAGTCGGTTCTTTAAAGGAAAAAAGAGCGGTCCTCCAAAGAACGATATCTAGACTTAAACAAAAATTAAATGTTTCAGTTTCTGAAATAGGTCATCAGGATTTGTGGCAGCGAACAAAAATTGCTGTTGTTTCTGTTGCCTCGTCTCAAACAGCGGCTGAAAAGGAAATAGAAAATGCGATAAAATTTTTAGATTCCTTTCCCGAATGGGAAAGACTAGAAACCATTTATGAATGGTTGTAA
- the infB gene encoding translation initiation factor IF-2 has protein sequence MSKIRIYEYAKKQNVSSKDVISKLKEINIEVNNHMSTIDGDTISKLDKMYNRHDNKAKSNSNNNQSHNKQQVNKKNSQKEMEVEESLVKDNTQQKHKPNESKPNSKNNAPRDNKGSNNKRQKNNNKNKNKQRPQQQQQMPPKKKELPSKITFSGSLTVAELAKKLHREPSELIKKLFMLGVVATINNELDKDSIELIATDYGVEVEEEIQIDTTDLEVYFTEDTEENLKERPSVVTIMGHVDHGKTTTLDSIRNTKVTAGEAGGITQHIGAYQVEVNGKKITFLDTPGHAAFTTMRARGAQITDITILVVAADDGVMPQTIEAINHAKAANVPIIVAVNKMDKPAANPDRVMQELTEHGLVPEDWGGDTIFVPISAKNGEGIDNLLEMILLVGEVEEYKANPNRNAVGTVIEAQLDKGRGSVATLLVQNGTLRVGDPIVVGHTFGRVRAMVNDLGRRVKEAGPSTPVEITGLNDVPQAGDRFVVFDDEKTARQVGELRAQQAVLAQRNETARVSLDTLFEQMKQGEMKDINIIIKADVQGSVEALAASLQKIDVEGVNVRIIHTAVGGINESDISLAAASNAIVIGFNVRPDVNAKRAAEAENVDIRLHRIIYKVIEEIESAMKGMLDPEFHEKIIGQVEVRQTFKVSKVGTIAGSYVTDGKITRDSGIRIIRNSVVIFEGEIDTLKRYKDDAKEVSQGYECGITIKNYNDLKEGDIIEAFIMEEVERA, from the coding sequence ATGAGTAAAATTCGAATTTATGAGTACGCAAAAAAACAAAATGTTTCAAGTAAAGACGTTATTTCAAAGCTTAAAGAAATAAACATTGAAGTCAATAATCATATGTCTACGATTGATGGGGATACTATTAGCAAATTAGATAAAATGTATAATCGTCATGATAATAAGGCGAAATCTAATTCTAATAACAATCAATCACATAATAAACAACAAGTAAATAAAAAAAATAGCCAAAAAGAAATGGAAGTTGAAGAGAGCCTCGTGAAAGATAATACACAACAAAAACATAAACCTAACGAATCTAAGCCAAATAGTAAAAACAACGCACCTAGGGACAATAAAGGTTCAAATAATAAAAGGCAAAAAAATAATAATAAAAATAAAAATAAACAACGTCCACAACAACAACAACAAATGCCGCCGAAGAAAAAAGAACTTCCAAGTAAAATTACATTTAGCGGTTCATTGACTGTTGCCGAGCTTGCGAAAAAATTACACAGAGAACCATCTGAATTAATTAAAAAGCTTTTCATGCTTGGTGTTGTTGCAACGATTAATAATGAACTTGACAAGGATTCTATTGAACTTATCGCTACAGACTACGGCGTAGAAGTTGAAGAAGAAATACAAATCGATACAACCGATCTTGAAGTATATTTTACTGAAGATACAGAAGAGAATCTTAAAGAACGTCCATCAGTCGTTACGATAATGGGACATGTTGACCACGGGAAAACAACAACATTGGATTCTATTCGTAATACGAAAGTAACTGCTGGCGAAGCTGGTGGTATTACACAACATATTGGTGCTTATCAAGTAGAAGTAAACGGCAAAAAGATTACATTCTTAGATACACCTGGGCATGCTGCTTTTACAACGATGAGGGCACGAGGAGCACAAATAACAGATATTACAATATTAGTTGTGGCAGCTGATGATGGGGTAATGCCACAAACGATTGAGGCAATTAATCACGCCAAAGCGGCGAATGTGCCAATCATCGTTGCAGTGAACAAAATGGATAAACCTGCTGCAAACCCTGATCGAGTTATGCAAGAATTAACAGAACATGGGCTTGTACCAGAGGATTGGGGCGGCGATACGATTTTTGTTCCAATTTCTGCGAAAAATGGAGAAGGTATTGATAACTTGCTTGAAATGATTCTACTTGTGGGTGAAGTGGAAGAATATAAAGCGAATCCGAACCGAAATGCAGTTGGTACAGTAATTGAAGCGCAATTAGACAAAGGACGTGGGTCAGTTGCAACGTTGTTAGTTCAAAATGGTACATTACGTGTGGGTGATCCAATTGTTGTAGGACATACTTTTGGACGTGTACGTGCAATGGTGAATGATTTAGGTCGCCGCGTAAAGGAAGCAGGCCCATCAACTCCAGTAGAAATTACCGGTTTAAATGATGTACCACAAGCGGGAGATCGCTTTGTCGTATTTGATGATGAAAAAACAGCTCGACAAGTTGGAGAATTACGCGCACAACAAGCTGTTTTAGCACAACGAAATGAAACTGCCCGGGTAAGCCTAGATACTTTATTCGAACAAATGAAACAAGGCGAAATGAAGGATATAAATATTATTATTAAAGCAGATGTGCAAGGATCAGTAGAAGCGCTCGCAGCATCATTGCAAAAAATTGATGTAGAAGGTGTAAATGTTAGAATTATTCATACTGCTGTTGGTGGTATTAATGAATCTGATATCTCTCTTGCTGCAGCATCAAATGCAATTGTTATCGGTTTTAATGTACGCCCAGATGTAAATGCAAAACGTGCAGCAGAAGCTGAAAATGTTGATATTCGATTACACCGTATTATTTATAAAGTAATTGAAGAAATCGAGTCTGCGATGAAAGGTATGCTTGATCCGGAATTCCATGAGAAAATTATTGGTCAAGTGGAAGTACGTCAAACTTTCAAAGTATCTAAAGTTGGTACTATTGCAGGAAGCTATGTTACAGATGGTAAAATTACTCGTGATAGCGGTATCCGTATTATCCGAAATAGTGTCGTCATTTTTGAAGGAGAAATCGATACGTTAAAACGTTACAAAGATGATGCGAAAGAAGTAAGTCAAGGTTATGAATGTGGGATTACCATTAAAAACTACAATGATCTAAAAGAAGGAGATATCATTGAAGCCTTTATAATGGAAGAAGTTGAACGTGCGTGA